The following proteins are co-located in the Pomacea canaliculata isolate SZHN2017 linkage group LG10, ASM307304v1, whole genome shotgun sequence genome:
- the LOC112573830 gene encoding membrane progestin receptor beta-like produces the protein MATIAGCMTNDNSTSSSISTTVRSKWFPTVLVPTLPRMSVPKLFHEPHVETGFRQTGQPWCYYLCSLFQVHNECMNCWTHLLALIMVTVRIWHFSLERDMLHDPYMWPLGAGLLTIVLLYLCSSGAHCFSNKSEMVHYTCFMIDYAGIGLYGLGSGIIHYWYCLHEDMFGCFPHRFAAPMGILLSSLVCACCSISKTRYTRPYPFTRRLWQIGSVLSIYGWLIFPILHKIYLCIWFSFWEPSLTDHLEQMLWFVLGGFFFGSDIPQRFFPGLFDFIGHSHQIFHLCILMTSYKQLDAVYQDIITDEKELYAGEPPTFYNTYGAVLLGLIINFFIVLGFRQEARQKIDYEIHQITKEQ, from the exons ATGGCCACCATTGCTGGTTGTATGACCAATGATAACTCCACCAGCAGCTCAATAAGCACCACAGTTAGGTCCAAATGGTTCCCTACAGTTTTGGTTCCAACCCTTCCCAGGATGAGTGTGCCAAAACTTTTCCATGAGCCTCATGTTGAAACAGGGTTTCGTCAGACAGGTCAGCCATGGTGCTACTATTTATGCAGTCTATTTCAGGTGCATAATGAGTGCATGAACTGCTGGACTCATCTACTGGCCCTAATAATGGTAACAGTTCGCATCTGGCACTTCTCCCTAGAACGTGACATGCTGCATGACCCTTACATGTGGCCTCTAGGAGCAGGTTTGCTCACAATTGTCCTACTGTACCTTTGTAGTTCAGGTGCTCACTGCTTTTCCAACAAATCCGAGATGGTGCATTACACCTGCTTCATGATTGACTATGCAGGCATCGGACTGTATGGGTTAGGAAGTGGCATCATCCACTATTGGTATTGTCTTCATGAAGACATGTTTGGGTGTTTTCCACACCGATTTGCTGCTCCCATGGGTATTCTACTAAGCTCTCTTGTGTGCGCATGCTGTTCCATCTCTAAGACACGATATACCCGGCCATACCCCTTCACACGACGTTTGTGGCAAATAGGATCTGTGCTTTCGATCTACGGCTGGCTTATTTTTCCAATTTt GCACAAGATCTACCTCTGCATCTGGTTTTCATTCTGGGAACCAAGCCTCACAGACCACCTGGAACAGATGCTTTGGTTTGTgctgggtgggttttttttcggCTCGGACATTCCTCAGCGATTTTTCCCTGGACTGTTTGACTTCATAGGACATAGTCATCAGATTTTCCATTTATGCATTCTTATGACCTCCTACAAACAGCTGGATGCTGTGTACCAAGATATCATCACAGATGAAAAAGAACTTTATGCTGGAGAACCCCCGACCTTCTACAACACCTATGGAGCTGTTCTGCTGGGACTTATCATCAACTTCTTTATTGTTCTTGGTTTCCGCCAGGAAGCTAGACAGAAAATTGATTATGAGATCCATCAAATTACAAAAGAACAGTGA
- the LOC112573821 gene encoding uncharacterized protein LOC112573821, producing MAKVLFVLYVPDDISTTLGITKEPGKDGGKEDSQPSPIHRQSSAVDSFLPVTTNVKEEEQIDTVTTGTENDEAASKDPTLKTEAVLNVTSSCKASDSNSFITAVVSIKDEENRQESIPLLELPLPEMQDVQTADKADKSHLVGDEKLPGLETSMDEVTISEITVSQTISESKPDEIQSKTLEDDEICTMLRNFKVGENLTDDYWDFSLEEQAEPACKADLMNSKFPEDEHLPDGSENNSGETPAKIFDSPGAIEIGRENETYCKDKNEEELKQVSSFNKRDENRNALGDTPNSDQAGQQQDGKVSDSAAEQKEAKPSGSAQVTTQTTVNAVPTVPQSADERRDSVPSTVVQIPAAGSMPLLFIPAGVVDTDLDSSADAPHDMMALVPKRPLKEQIVDCLNGFGVKNVAWIKCSKDRMWQVTFIASSGIRCEEILHTLEGLGLGIIKKTSISVIQISIHSEETDSEEESDLGEDISVKTKEEKAAEEKMSEFRKSIKSRMVVAQVVESVRSNAEFTFDYVVLLVVASVIAALGLMESSSVALVASMLISPLMGPILAGTFGTVIHNISLRNCGIRSELYGLSICIISGFFYGLLTAGAEASEINWRSTPGWPTAEMYSRGVYRGLVIGVMIAIPSGAGVALSVLGGNTGSLVGVAISASLLPPAVNAGMLWANAIVTAIVPPGLSFKNKTSEAVYFSQKGTAQCPLPENNDYMHIYFCNVAHEFALLGVVSLLLTILNIICIFVMGVLFLKIKEVAPRASLSSTLKQFFKKDIKVARESYSTVKGPQSAALGKQWLEEYKNLKEGSTVDRNLVEMLKNVDNETDVEAALGILQKKMPMNVLHMGKDDTDQIFVPVVSAYDTNSPYLTMLPYDQTFIPHSQRRSSKQFTVTKVNENSDDQTSDHEKNEPPHHSKTRSESLHHSKTKSGHSKGKKKSKRSLRRLTFEEQEPLMGTNAERMPIARLEFTKDIGQSK from the exons ATGGCGAAGGTTTTGTTTGTACTCTACGTTCCAGACGATATTAGCACAACTCTAGGGATTACTAAAGAACCTGGGAAGGATGGTGGAAAAGAAGATTCACAGCCGAGCCCAATTCACCGACAGTCATCAGCAGTAGACAGTTTTCTACCTGTTACTACCA ACGTCAAGGAGGAAGAACAAATAGACACAGTGACGACTGGAACAGAAAACGATGAAGCTG CATCAAAAGATCCCACCCTAAAAACTGAAGCAGTGCTAAATGTAACATCTTCGTGCAAGGCATCAGATTCGAACTCATTCATTACAGCAGTTGTAAGTATAAAGGATGAAGAGAACAGGCAGGAAAGTATACCGCTGTTGGAACTTCCCTTGCCAGAAATGCAAGATGTGCAAACTGCTGATAAAGCTGACAAATCACATTTGGTGGGTGATGAGAAATTACCAGGATTAGAGACCAGCATGGATGAGGTGACAATTTCAGAAATAACAGTGTCACAGACTATCTCAGAATCTAAACCTGACGAGATTCAATCAAAAACCCTTGAAGACGATGAAATCTGTACAATGCTTAGGAATTTTAAAGTTGGGGAAAATCTGACTGATGATTATTGGGATTTCAGTCTGGAAGAACAAGCTGAACCAGCTTGTAAAGCAGATCTCATGAACTCTAAATTTCCTGAAGATGAGCATCTGCCTGATGGTTCTGAAAATAACTCAGGTGAGACACCTGCCAAAATATTTGATTCACCTGGTGCCATTGAAATAGGTAGAGAGAATGAGACTTAttgtaaagataaaaatgagGAAGAACTGAAGCAAGTCAGCAGTTTTAacaaaagagatgaaaataGAAATGCCTTAGGAGATACCCCAAACAGTGACCAGGCAGGACAACAGCAAGATGGGAAGGTATCAGACTCTGCAGCTGAACAGAAAGAAGCAAAACCATCAGGCTCAGCTCAAGTCACAACTCAAACAACTGTTAATGCTGTGCCTACAGTGCCACAATCAGCAGATGAAAGACGTGATTCAGTACCATCAACAGTTGTCCAAATCCCAGCTGCTGGTAGTATGCCATTACTCTTCATACCTGCAGGAGTTGTGGATACAGATCTAGATAGTAGTGCAGACGCTCCACATGATATGATGGCATTGGTCCCAAAGCGCCCTTTAAAGGAG caAATTGTTGACTGTCTCAATGGGTTTGGTGTGAAAAATGTGGCATGGATCAAGTGTTCAAAAGATAGAATGTGGcag GTAACTTTTATTGCTTCATCTGGAATAAGGTGTGAGGAAATCTTGCATACACTAGAGGGTCTTGGACTtggaattataaaaaaaacttctatcag TGTAATTCAGATTTCTATACACTCTGAAGAAACGGACAGTGAAGAAGAGAGTGATCTGGGAGAAGACATATCTGTAAAAAC aaaagaagaaaaagctgcTGAGGAGAAAATGAGTGAATTTAGGAAATCCATCAAATCTCGCATGGTTGTTGCACAG gtggtTGAGTCTGTCAGAAGTAATGCAGAATTTACATTTGATTATGTGGTGCTTCTTGTGGTGGCCAG TGTGATTGCAGCATTGGGCTTGATGGAGAGCAGTTCAGTGGCATTGGTAGCTAGCATGCTCATCTCACCACTCATG GGACCAATTCTTGCTGGCACGTTTGGAACTGTGATCCACAACATTTCATTGCGTAACTGTGGTATCAGGTCAGAGCTGTATGGCCTTAGCATCTGCATCATTTCAG gttttttttatgGACTACTCACAGCTGGAGCAGAAGCATCAGAAATAAACTGGCGTTCAACTCCTGGGTGGCCCACTGCAGAAATGTATTCTAG AGGTGTATATCGAGGGCTAGTCATAGGAGTGATGATTGCAATCCCATCTGGCGCTGGTGTGGCTCTTTCAGTCCTTGGAGGAAATACAGGTTCTTTAGTTGGTGTGGCCATCTCAGCATCCTTACTTCCTCCTGCTGTTAATGCT GGAATGCTGTGGGCTAATGCCATTGTTACAGCAATAGTTCCTCCTGGATTGAGTTTTAAG aaCAAGACCAGTGAAGCAGTTTATTTCTCACAAAAAGGCACAGCGCAGTGCCCTTTGCCTGAAAATAACGACTATATGCATATTTACTTTTGCAATGTGGCACATGAATTTGCCTTGCTTGGAGTTGTTAGTCTTCTGCTGACCATCCTcaatataatttgtattttcGTCATGGGTGTCTTATTTTTAAAG ataaaagaAGTTGCCCCAAGGGCATCTCTCAGCAGCAcactgaaacaatttttcaaaaaggATATCAAG GTTGCTCGAGAATCTTACAGCACTGTGAAAGGACCTCAATCAGCAGCTCTTGGCAAGCAGTGGTTGGAAGAATATAAG aaCCTGAAAGAGGGCAGTACAGTAGATAGAAATTTAGTCGAAATGCTCAAG AATGTGGACAATGAAACAGATGTGGAAGCTGCACTTGGAATCCTTCAAAAG AAAATGCCAATGAATGTGCTCCATATGGGAAAGGATGATACAGACCAGATTTTTGTACCAGTTGTTTCTGCTTATGATACAAATTCACCATATTTAACCATGCTTCCTTACGATCAAACCTTCATACCTCATAGCCAGAGACGTAGCAGCAAACAGTTTACAGTGACGAAGGTTAACGAAAACTCAGATGACCAGACTTCTGATCATGAGAAAAATGAACCACCACATCATTCAAAGACGAGAAGTGAATCACTGCATCATTCAAAGACCAAAAGTGGACACagtaaagggaaaaaaaagagcaaaaggaGTTTGAGAAGATTAACTTTTGAGGAGCAAGAACCTTTAATGGGGACCAATGCTGAGAGGATGCCCATTGCTCGTCTAGAATTCACCAAAGATATTGGGCAAAGTAAATGA